Proteins encoded by one window of Danaus plexippus chromosome Z, MEX_DaPlex, whole genome shotgun sequence:
- the LOC116777114 gene encoding chromatin complexes subunit BAP18-like isoform X2, whose amino-acid sequence MNNSAAKVGEIFREAGSAFNKLSEMTMLLHPMGDTQPGGKWTDEEIEMLRSCVHRFAIDLNKLSQHIKARTVSQIRSTLKKKAFEDAGIPVRQVSSMGNNALQVVSPLSLSSVLGKNAEVTLNMLNASENEVDVEGLNNDVKLEFEAGNDEVAT is encoded by the exons GTGGGAGAAATCTTCAGAGAGGCTGGTTCCGCTTTCAATAAACTGTCCGAGATGACAATGTTGTTACATCCTATGGGTGATACTCAACCAGG TGGTAAATGGACTGATGAAGAAATCGAAATGCTTCGTTCCTGCGTGCATCGCTTTGCTATAGATCTTAACAAACTCAGCCAGCACATCAAGGCTAGGACAGT TTCCCAAATACGTTCGACTCTGAAGAAGAAGGCGTTCGAGGATGCAGGTATACCGGTGAGGCAGGTAAGCAGTATGGGGAACAACGCGCTGCAGGTAGTCTCTCCACTGAGCCTCAGCTCCGTGTTAGGAAAGAACGCCGAG GTGACCTTGAACATGCTGAACGCTTCAGAGAACGAAGTGGACGTAGAGGGTTTGAACAACGATGTCAAGCTGGAATTCGAAGCTGGGAACGACGAGGTGGCCACCTGA
- the LOC116777114 gene encoding chromatin complexes subunit BAP18-like isoform X1 translates to MLYYNLRDSSMSNPASKVGEIFREAGSAFNKLSEMTMLLHPMGDTQPGGKWTDEEIEMLRSCVHRFAIDLNKLSQHIKARTVSQIRSTLKKKAFEDAGIPVRQVSSMGNNALQVVSPLSLSSVLGKNAEVTLNMLNASENEVDVEGLNNDVKLEFEAGNDEVAT, encoded by the exons GTGGGAGAAATCTTCAGAGAGGCTGGTTCCGCTTTCAATAAACTGTCCGAGATGACAATGTTGTTACATCCTATGGGTGATACTCAACCAGG TGGTAAATGGACTGATGAAGAAATCGAAATGCTTCGTTCCTGCGTGCATCGCTTTGCTATAGATCTTAACAAACTCAGCCAGCACATCAAGGCTAGGACAGT TTCCCAAATACGTTCGACTCTGAAGAAGAAGGCGTTCGAGGATGCAGGTATACCGGTGAGGCAGGTAAGCAGTATGGGGAACAACGCGCTGCAGGTAGTCTCTCCACTGAGCCTCAGCTCCGTGTTAGGAAAGAACGCCGAG GTGACCTTGAACATGCTGAACGCTTCAGAGAACGAAGTGGACGTAGAGGGTTTGAACAACGATGTCAAGCTGGAATTCGAAGCTGGGAACGACGAGGTGGCCACCTGA
- the LOC116777114 gene encoding chromatin complexes subunit BAP18-like isoform X5, translating into MTMLLHPMGDTQPGGKWTDEEIEMLRSCVHRFAIDLNKLSQHIKARTVSQIRSTLKKKAFEDAGIPVRQVSSMGNNALQVVSPLSLSSVLGKNAEVTLNMLNASENEVDVEGLNNDVKLEFEAGNDEVAT; encoded by the exons ATGACAATGTTGTTACATCCTATGGGTGATACTCAACCAGG TGGTAAATGGACTGATGAAGAAATCGAAATGCTTCGTTCCTGCGTGCATCGCTTTGCTATAGATCTTAACAAACTCAGCCAGCACATCAAGGCTAGGACAGT TTCCCAAATACGTTCGACTCTGAAGAAGAAGGCGTTCGAGGATGCAGGTATACCGGTGAGGCAGGTAAGCAGTATGGGGAACAACGCGCTGCAGGTAGTCTCTCCACTGAGCCTCAGCTCCGTGTTAGGAAAGAACGCCGAG GTGACCTTGAACATGCTGAACGCTTCAGAGAACGAAGTGGACGTAGAGGGTTTGAACAACGATGTCAAGCTGGAATTCGAAGCTGGGAACGACGAGGTGGCCACCTGA